A genomic region of Micromonospora sp. NBRC 110009 contains the following coding sequences:
- a CDS encoding DUF1330 domain-containing protein has translation MPAFALAHLHTSKNNDDIVEYIDKIQATLDPYQGRFRVHGGTPEVIEGEWPGTVVIIEFPDVEHARDWYASPAYQEILPLRLRHLPGSAIIIQGVGPDYDPRRTAAKLREAAG, from the coding sequence ATGCCGGCGTTCGCGCTCGCGCACCTGCACACCAGCAAGAACAACGACGACATCGTCGAGTACATCGACAAGATCCAGGCGACCCTCGACCCGTACCAGGGGCGGTTCCGGGTGCACGGCGGCACGCCCGAGGTGATCGAGGGGGAGTGGCCGGGCACTGTGGTGATCATCGAGTTCCCGGACGTGGAGCACGCCCGGGACTGGTACGCCTCCCCGGCGTACCAGGAGATCCTGCCGCTGCGCCTGCGGCACCTGCCCGGCTCGGCGATCATCATCCAGGGCGTCGGCCCGGACTACGACCCGCGCCGCACGGCCGCCAAGCTGCGCGAGGCCGCCGGCTGA
- a CDS encoding response regulator transcription factor — protein sequence MARLLLIEDDLTIRTPLLRALRERGHAVAAASTAMSGLRDALEDRPDLVVLDLGLPDLDGAELLRMLRAVSAVPVIVATARDDETEIVRMLDAGADDYLVKPFTAAQLDARARAVLRRSAGDAGAADPALVVGGLRIDPRSRQVSLDGVPVELTPREFDLLHHLAGRPGQVVSKRELLTEVWRIPYGGADKTVDVHLSWLRRKLGESAQEPRYLHTVRGVGVRLEAPGAAR from the coding sequence GTGGCGCGGCTGCTGCTCATCGAGGACGACCTGACCATCCGTACCCCCTTGCTGCGGGCGCTGCGCGAGCGCGGCCATGCGGTGGCCGCGGCGTCGACCGCGATGAGCGGGCTGCGCGACGCGCTCGAGGACCGCCCCGACCTGGTCGTGCTCGATCTCGGGCTGCCCGATCTGGACGGTGCCGAGCTGCTGCGGATGCTGCGCGCGGTCAGTGCGGTGCCGGTCATCGTGGCCACCGCGCGGGACGACGAGACGGAGATCGTCCGGATGCTCGACGCCGGCGCCGACGACTACCTGGTGAAGCCGTTCACCGCCGCGCAGTTGGACGCCCGGGCCCGGGCGGTGCTGCGCCGGTCGGCCGGCGACGCGGGGGCGGCCGACCCGGCGCTCGTGGTCGGCGGGCTGCGCATCGACCCACGCTCCCGGCAGGTGAGTCTGGACGGCGTCCCGGTGGAGCTGACCCCCCGCGAGTTCGACCTGCTGCACCACCTGGCGGGCCGGCCGGGACAGGTGGTCAGCAAGCGGGAGCTGCTCACCGAGGTCTGGCGGATCCCGTACGGCGGCGCGGACAAGACCGTCGACGTGCACCTGTCCTGGCTGCGCCGCAAGCTGGGCGAGAGCGCCCAGGAACCGCGCTACCTGCACACCGTCCGGGGGGTCGGGGTGCGGCTGGAGGCCCCCGGGGCCGCCCGGTGA
- the dacB gene encoding D-alanyl-D-alanine carboxypeptidase/D-alanyl-D-alanine endopeptidase has translation MHRRLFPRALAVLALVAAAATAGAPTATAEAPTPAQTRLHATIDAVLADSRLAGAQAGVVVVDTTTGQTLYDRNGDRRLVPASNTKLLTSTAAMELLGPGHRFTTDVASDGTRRAGLLSGNLYLRGGGDPTMLAADYDRLAAQVAAEGVRVVAGNLVADDTRYDRTRLGPDWTWDDESYYYAAQVSALTVAPDTDYDAGTVIVHAAPADHAGARPAVTMTPANGWLRIDNRAETVATGETTISFEREHGGNTIVVTGQIAVGQAPESDWMTVWEPTGYAADIFRSALQRQGVRVLGRTVLGQATPDRAKTVARHDSMPLSDLMVPFLKLSNNGHAEVLTKELGRVLSGSGTWSGGLTAISEYVGDSGMDTGTLRQRDGSGLSRRNMIPPAQFVSLLSTVRAEPWFDTWYAALPVAGNPERFVGGTLRSRMQGTAAAGHVHAKTGSLTGASSLSGYATDTDGHLLAFSIVLNNYLTSSVKGLEDQIAIALASYSETGTATARLAVPTAPESPRVPDGLECSWVKPIRC, from the coding sequence ATGCATCGTCGTCTCTTTCCCCGGGCGCTCGCGGTGCTGGCGCTGGTCGCCGCCGCGGCCACCGCCGGCGCCCCCACCGCCACGGCCGAAGCGCCCACCCCCGCGCAGACCCGGCTGCACGCGACCATCGACGCGGTCCTCGCCGACTCCCGGCTGGCCGGGGCGCAGGCGGGCGTGGTGGTGGTGGACACCACCACCGGGCAGACCCTCTACGACCGCAACGGGGACCGGCGGCTCGTCCCCGCCTCGAACACCAAGCTGCTCACCTCGACCGCGGCGATGGAACTGCTCGGCCCGGGCCACCGGTTCACCACCGACGTCGCCAGCGACGGGACACGCCGGGCCGGGCTGCTCTCCGGGAACCTCTACCTGCGCGGCGGGGGCGACCCGACCATGCTGGCCGCGGACTACGACCGGCTGGCCGCCCAGGTCGCCGCCGAGGGCGTACGCGTGGTGGCGGGCAACCTGGTCGCCGACGACACCCGCTACGACCGGACGCGACTGGGCCCGGACTGGACCTGGGACGACGAGTCCTACTACTACGCGGCCCAGGTGTCCGCGCTGACCGTCGCCCCGGACACCGACTACGACGCCGGCACGGTGATCGTGCACGCCGCCCCGGCCGACCACGCCGGCGCCCGCCCGGCGGTCACCATGACCCCGGCCAACGGCTGGCTGCGGATCGACAACCGGGCCGAGACCGTCGCCACCGGCGAGACCACCATCTCCTTCGAGCGCGAGCACGGCGGCAACACCATCGTGGTGACCGGGCAGATCGCCGTCGGCCAGGCCCCGGAGAGCGACTGGATGACCGTCTGGGAGCCGACCGGCTACGCCGCCGACATCTTCCGCTCGGCGCTGCAACGGCAGGGCGTACGGGTCCTCGGGCGGACCGTGCTCGGCCAGGCCACCCCGGACCGGGCGAAGACCGTCGCCCGGCACGACTCGATGCCGCTGTCCGACCTGATGGTGCCGTTCCTCAAGCTCTCCAACAACGGCCACGCCGAGGTGCTCACCAAGGAGCTGGGCCGGGTGCTCTCCGGCTCCGGCACCTGGTCCGGCGGGCTGACCGCGATCAGCGAGTACGTCGGCGACTCCGGCATGGACACCGGCACCCTGCGCCAGCGCGACGGCTCCGGCCTGTCCCGGCGCAACATGATCCCACCGGCCCAGTTCGTGTCGCTGCTGTCGACCGTCCGCGCCGAACCCTGGTTCGACACCTGGTATGCGGCCCTGCCGGTGGCCGGCAACCCGGAACGCTTCGTCGGCGGGACCCTGCGCAGCCGGATGCAGGGCACCGCCGCCGCGGGCCACGTGCACGCCAAGACCGGCAGCCTGACCGGTGCGTCCAGCCTCTCCGGCTACGCCACCGACACCGACGGGCACCTGCTGGCGTTCTCCATCGTGCTGAACAACTACCTCACCTCGTCGGTGAAGGGGCTGGAGGACCAGATCGCCATCGCCCTGGCGTCGTACAGCGAGACGGGGACGGCCACCGCGCGGCTGGCGGTGCCGACGGCGCCGGAGTCGCCCCGGGTCCCCGACGGCCTGGAGTGCTCCTGGGTGAAGCCGATCCGCTGCTGA
- a CDS encoding YcxB family protein — protein sequence MPAPDATAQPVRIAFTLTADDLLDGLTEAHRVVRRPWYLRRPFLYALGLVIGVGLASADDPPSFGGSWARLVGLVVGLVVALGVAHLLLRLMNPAKLTHRWSARQLVRGNPMLAQPLTATVTDDGIQVASAAAESAVRWSQYPFHGETPKSFVLLASDRMGASALVLPKRAMGESDVAGLRALLAAHTRRLG from the coding sequence ATGCCCGCTCCCGACGCCACCGCGCAGCCCGTCCGGATCGCCTTCACCCTCACCGCCGACGACCTGCTCGACGGGCTGACCGAAGCGCACCGGGTGGTCCGCCGCCCGTGGTACCTGCGCCGCCCCTTCCTGTACGCGCTCGGTCTCGTCATCGGCGTCGGGCTCGCGTCCGCCGACGACCCACCCTCGTTCGGGGGCTCCTGGGCCCGGCTCGTCGGCCTCGTCGTCGGCCTCGTGGTGGCCCTCGGCGTGGCCCACCTGCTGCTCCGGCTGATGAATCCGGCGAAGCTCACCCACCGGTGGTCGGCCCGACAACTCGTCCGCGGCAATCCCATGCTGGCGCAGCCCCTGACGGCGACGGTCACCGACGACGGCATCCAGGTCGCCTCGGCGGCGGCCGAGTCCGCCGTCCGCTGGTCGCAGTACCCGTTCCACGGCGAGACGCCGAAGTCGTTCGTGCTGCTCGCCTCCGACCGGATGGGGGCCAGCGCGCTGGTGCTGCCCAAGCGGGCGATGGGGGAGAGCGACGTGGCGGGGCTGCGCGCGCTGCTCGCCGCGCACACCCGCCGGCTGGGCTGA
- a CDS encoding pyridoxamine 5'-phosphate oxidase family protein: MTWWSDLVASEPDFAARVRARFTVRKHGTMATLRRDGSPRISGTEFDFSADGQLRLGSMAGALKALDLRRDPRVALHCPTEDAPEDDPVPWGGDAKIAGRAHEEPPGEDGSHRFRIELTEVVRPGSAIRRTIC; this comes from the coding sequence ATGACATGGTGGTCCGACCTGGTGGCATCCGAACCCGACTTCGCGGCGCGCGTCCGCGCCCGCTTCACCGTCCGCAAGCACGGCACGATGGCGACCCTGCGGCGGGACGGCTCGCCGCGGATCAGCGGCACCGAGTTCGACTTCTCCGCCGACGGGCAGCTCCGGCTGGGCAGCATGGCGGGCGCGCTCAAGGCGCTCGACCTGCGCCGGGACCCGCGAGTGGCGCTGCACTGCCCGACCGAGGACGCCCCGGAGGACGATCCGGTCCCCTGGGGCGGGGACGCGAAGATCGCCGGCCGGGCGCATGAGGAGCCGCCGGGCGAGGACGGTTCGCACCGGTTCCGGATCGAGCTGACCGAGGTGGTGCGACCCGGGTCGGCGATCCGCCGGACCATCTGCTGA
- a CDS encoding pentapeptide repeat-containing protein: protein MPEPVEDATYRHQDWYAEELVDRHFVRCEFFHVDLTEAVSQGAVFTECVFGNVLFNASRHTDSAFTRCTFKRCNLFEAEFLGCKLVGSSFDQCDLRPLRIDGGDWSFVAMPGADLRGVRVTDARMREVDLTGADLTGASVTGVDLSGAQLHAAKLVRADLRGSDLTALDPTAVERAGAIVDAEQAIVLAQTLGFEIR, encoded by the coding sequence ATGCCGGAGCCCGTCGAAGACGCCACCTACCGCCACCAGGACTGGTATGCCGAGGAGTTGGTCGACCGGCACTTCGTCCGCTGCGAGTTCTTCCACGTGGACCTCACCGAGGCGGTCAGCCAGGGGGCCGTCTTCACCGAGTGCGTCTTCGGCAACGTGCTCTTCAACGCCTCCCGGCACACCGACTCCGCCTTCACCCGCTGCACCTTCAAGCGGTGCAACCTCTTCGAGGCCGAGTTCCTCGGCTGCAAGCTGGTCGGGAGCAGCTTCGACCAGTGCGACCTGCGCCCGCTGCGGATCGACGGCGGCGACTGGTCCTTCGTCGCCATGCCCGGCGCCGACCTGCGCGGGGTGCGGGTCACCGACGCACGCATGCGCGAGGTCGACCTGACCGGCGCGGACCTGACCGGCGCGAGCGTCACCGGCGTCGACCTCTCCGGCGCCCAGCTGCACGCCGCCAAGCTGGTCCGGGCGGACCTGCGCGGCAGCGACCTGACCGCGCTGGACCCGACGGCGGTGGAGCGGGCCGGCGCGATCGTCGACGCCGAGCAGGCCATCGTGCTGGCCCAGACCCTGGGCTTCGAGATCCGCTGA
- a CDS encoding threonine synthase, translating into MHLTHLECPRCGREHPADKLQNLCECGSPLLARYDLAAVAASVSPEQFGLRPADLWRYRELLPVADPRFVTTLGEGWTPLLRAPAYGHEIGIPDLIVKDEGLTPTGSFKARGAAVGVSRARELGVERIAMPTNGNAGAAWATYAARAGMGATIAMPLDAPTICRRECVAAGADLRLVDGLISDAGRWVARLVAESGGRVFDAGTLREPYRLEGKKTMGYEIVEQLGWQVPDVIIYPTGGGVGLIGIHKALHELRELGWVEDRLPRLVAVQSTGCAPVVRAFGAGESRVTPWPDAHTIAFGITVPAPLGDELILTALRESGGTAIAVDDAEILVDLRDFAAREGLLLCPEGAACLTAARHLRAGGWIRAGERVVVLNTGAGLKYPETVDVSGVPMA; encoded by the coding sequence GTGCACCTGACGCACCTGGAATGCCCGCGCTGCGGCCGGGAGCATCCGGCGGACAAGTTGCAGAATCTGTGCGAGTGCGGGTCGCCGCTGCTGGCCCGCTACGACCTGGCCGCGGTGGCCGCGTCGGTGAGCCCCGAGCAGTTCGGCCTCCGCCCGGCGGACCTGTGGCGCTATCGGGAGCTGCTGCCGGTGGCCGATCCCCGCTTCGTGACCACGCTGGGCGAGGGCTGGACGCCGCTGCTGCGCGCCCCCGCGTACGGACACGAGATCGGGATCCCGGACCTGATCGTGAAGGACGAGGGGCTGACCCCGACCGGGTCGTTCAAGGCCCGGGGCGCGGCGGTCGGGGTGAGCCGGGCCCGGGAGCTGGGCGTCGAGCGGATCGCCATGCCGACCAACGGCAACGCCGGGGCGGCCTGGGCGACGTACGCGGCCCGGGCCGGGATGGGCGCGACGATCGCCATGCCGCTCGACGCGCCGACCATCTGCCGGCGGGAGTGCGTGGCGGCCGGGGCCGACCTGCGGCTGGTGGACGGCCTGATCAGCGACGCCGGCCGCTGGGTGGCCCGGCTGGTCGCCGAGTCGGGCGGGCGGGTGTTCGACGCCGGCACGCTGCGCGAGCCGTACCGCCTGGAGGGCAAGAAGACCATGGGGTACGAGATCGTCGAGCAGCTCGGCTGGCAGGTGCCCGACGTGATCATCTATCCGACCGGCGGCGGGGTCGGGCTGATCGGCATCCACAAGGCCCTGCACGAGCTGCGCGAGCTGGGCTGGGTGGAGGACCGGCTGCCGAGGCTGGTGGCGGTGCAGTCCACCGGCTGCGCGCCGGTGGTGCGGGCGTTCGGGGCCGGGGAGTCGCGGGTGACCCCGTGGCCGGACGCGCACACGATCGCCTTCGGGATCACCGTGCCGGCTCCGCTCGGCGACGAGCTGATCCTGACCGCGCTGCGGGAGAGCGGCGGCACCGCGATCGCGGTCGACGACGCGGAGATCCTCGTCGACCTGCGGGACTTCGCCGCCCGGGAGGGGTTGCTGCTCTGCCCGGAGGGGGCGGCCTGCCTGACCGCCGCCCGGCACCTGCGCGCCGGCGGCTGGATCCGGGCCGGTGAACGGGTGGTGGTGCTGAACACCGGCGCCGGCCTCAAGTACCCGGAGACGGTGGACGTCTCCGGCGTGCCGATGGCATGA
- a CDS encoding aminoglycoside phosphotransferase family protein, with product MTGPRAPRALETPMHEGQLTVAAETVRELVDAQFPEWRGLPVRRLAAQGTVNAIFRLGDRLTARFPLQPREVDAARRWLDSEAEAARELLGRTRFPTPEPVAVGAPGAGYPLPWSVQTWLPGVVATDQDPGDSFAFASDLAEFVADVRAIDPRGRTFEGGGRGGELHPHDGWLETCFQRSEALLDVPLLRRMWAVMRELPRGGSPDRMTHGDLIPGNVLVAEGRLAGVLDVGGLRAADPALDLVGAWHLLESGPRQALRQQLDCDDLDWERGRAWAFVQAMGVVWYYHRTNPAMSRMGRVTLARIVADPPAA from the coding sequence ATGACCGGCCCCCGCGCGCCCCGGGCGCTCGAGACGCCGATGCACGAGGGCCAGCTCACGGTCGCCGCCGAGACGGTGCGGGAGCTGGTGGACGCGCAGTTCCCCGAGTGGCGGGGCCTGCCGGTGCGGCGCCTCGCCGCGCAGGGAACGGTGAATGCCATCTTCCGTCTCGGGGACCGACTCACGGCGCGGTTCCCCCTTCAGCCTCGCGAGGTCGACGCGGCGCGGCGCTGGCTGGACAGCGAGGCGGAGGCGGCTCGGGAACTGCTGGGCAGAACCCGGTTTCCCACCCCGGAGCCGGTCGCCGTCGGTGCACCGGGCGCCGGCTACCCGCTGCCGTGGTCGGTGCAGACGTGGCTACCCGGGGTGGTCGCCACCGACCAGGACCCCGGTGACTCGTTCGCGTTCGCGTCCGACCTGGCGGAGTTCGTCGCCGACGTGCGGGCCATCGACCCACGGGGACGCACCTTCGAGGGCGGGGGTCGCGGGGGCGAACTCCACCCGCACGACGGGTGGCTGGAGACCTGCTTCCAGCGCAGCGAGGCGCTGCTGGACGTCCCGCTGCTCCGGCGCATGTGGGCGGTCATGAGGGAACTGCCCCGCGGTGGGTCCCCGGACCGGATGACCCACGGTGACCTCATCCCGGGAAACGTCCTCGTCGCCGAGGGACGGCTCGCCGGGGTGCTCGACGTGGGCGGGCTGCGGGCCGCCGATCCGGCCCTCGACCTCGTCGGTGCCTGGCACCTGCTGGAGAGCGGGCCGCGCCAGGCGCTTCGGCAGCAACTCGACTGCGACGATCTGGACTGGGAACGCGGCCGGGCGTGGGCCTTCGTGCAGGCGATGGGGGTGGTCTGGTACTACCACCGGACCAACCCGGCCATGAGCCGGATGGGCCGGGTCACGCTCGCCCGCATCGTTGCCGACCCACCGGCGGCCTGA
- a CDS encoding HesB/IscA family protein, giving the protein MLTMTDNAVLVIRDLAVQQEVGEAGGLRIAADTDAGSLSIELVPQPAQGDQVVDNEGARIFLDADAAQLLNDTSVDAVVDDEGIVQFGFTEKE; this is encoded by the coding sequence ATGCTGACCATGACCGACAACGCCGTCCTGGTGATCCGCGATCTCGCCGTCCAGCAGGAGGTCGGCGAGGCAGGCGGGCTGCGCATCGCCGCCGACACCGACGCCGGCTCGCTCTCCATCGAGCTGGTTCCGCAGCCCGCCCAGGGCGACCAGGTGGTCGACAACGAGGGCGCCCGGATCTTCCTCGACGCCGACGCCGCCCAGCTGCTGAACGACACCTCCGTCGACGCGGTCGTGGACGACGAGGGAATCGTCCAGTTCGGCTTCACCGAGAAGGAGTGA
- a CDS encoding septum formation initiator, translating to MGRRPILAAVGWLATTVAATLIGLGAIRLVGEGILTGTPGGVRDQREVERALAAPAPSTRTATPGATPTATAPSPTPSAGHPGGGGRQVFTTSGGTAVAECGPVGVRLVSWSPAPGYQVKDSDRGPDDHVEVRFVGPEGEHELRLRCVGGRPVAVPHD from the coding sequence ATGGGCCGTCGTCCGATCCTCGCCGCCGTCGGGTGGTTGGCCACCACCGTCGCCGCCACGCTCATCGGGCTGGGCGCGATCCGGCTGGTCGGGGAGGGCATCCTCACCGGCACCCCCGGCGGCGTACGCGACCAGCGGGAGGTCGAACGCGCGCTGGCCGCGCCGGCGCCGTCGACCCGGACCGCCACCCCGGGCGCGACCCCGACGGCCACCGCGCCCAGCCCCACGCCGAGCGCCGGCCACCCCGGCGGCGGAGGCCGGCAGGTTTTCACCACCTCGGGCGGTACGGCAGTGGCGGAGTGCGGGCCGGTCGGCGTCCGCCTGGTCTCCTGGTCACCCGCCCCGGGCTATCAGGTGAAGGATTCCGATCGCGGGCCCGACGACCACGTCGAGGTCCGCTTCGTCGGCCCCGAGGGGGAACACGAGCTGCGGCTGCGGTGCGTCGGCGGCCGACCGGTTGCGGTTCCCCACGACTGA
- a CDS encoding PepSY domain-containing protein, whose translation MRRMSLVLAAAGGAAVLAVSGVALGVQTADWPTAGGARVAVTADDNPKPDDDPTSRTAAPTGTAGTPAATVSRERAGEIALARLGGGRIVEIEAELEHGRPVWSVKVARAGTTYEVKVARSNGAVVEVERRQAGDDGRRTDDRYDDHGGDRARTDDHGTDDRYDDHGGDRRGSDD comes from the coding sequence ATGCGACGAATGTCCCTGGTCCTGGCAGCGGCCGGCGGGGCTGCCGTGCTGGCGGTCAGCGGTGTGGCGCTGGGCGTGCAGACCGCCGACTGGCCGACTGCGGGCGGCGCCCGCGTGGCCGTGACGGCGGACGACAACCCCAAGCCGGACGACGACCCGACGTCCCGCACGGCCGCGCCGACCGGCACGGCCGGCACCCCCGCTGCCACGGTGAGCCGGGAGCGGGCCGGCGAGATCGCGCTCGCCCGGCTCGGCGGCGGCCGGATCGTGGAGATCGAGGCCGAACTGGAGCACGGCCGTCCGGTATGGAGCGTCAAGGTGGCCCGCGCCGGCACCACGTACGAGGTGAAGGTCGCCCGGAGCAACGGCGCCGTCGTCGAGGTCGAGCGGCGGCAGGCGGGCGACGACGGCCGGCGCACCGACGACCGGTACGACGACCACGGCGGCGACCGCGCCCGTACCGACGACCACGGCACCGACGACCGGTACGACGACCACGGCGGCGACCGCCGCGGCAGCGACGACTGA
- a CDS encoding cupin domain-containing protein — translation MEHFTIATVAEKSPDFRRVLWTGQHTQLVIMTIPPGGEIGEEVHEDIDQILTFVSGTGEARVAGEKKEVVSGDLVVVPAGTKHNFVNTGPNPLVLYTVYGPPEHADQAVHRTKEEADAAEAAGQDEPPTA, via the coding sequence ATGGAGCATTTCACGATCGCGACCGTCGCCGAGAAGAGCCCGGACTTCCGCCGGGTGCTCTGGACCGGGCAGCACACCCAGTTGGTGATCATGACGATTCCGCCGGGCGGGGAGATCGGCGAGGAGGTCCACGAGGACATCGACCAGATCCTCACCTTCGTCAGCGGCACGGGCGAGGCCCGGGTGGCCGGTGAGAAGAAGGAGGTCGTCTCCGGCGACCTGGTGGTCGTGCCGGCCGGCACCAAGCACAACTTCGTCAACACCGGCCCCAACCCGCTGGTGCTCTACACCGTCTACGGCCCACCGGAGCATGCCGACCAGGCGGTGCACCGCACCAAGGAGGAGGCCGACGCGGCGGAGGCGGCGGGCCAGGACGAGCCGCCCACCGCCTGA
- a CDS encoding sensor histidine kinase, with amino-acid sequence MRARLALLVAAVSVLVLTAFLVPLALLVRTVAADRATVRATADAQSLVPVVGTADPDTLRLTVEQLAAASHRQVSVYLPDGTVLGTPVPRTPAVALAARGQSLTAESAGGREVVIAVQGLPAGTGVIRTLVPRSELTAGVTRAWLVLALLGVLLVLVGLVVADRLAHTLVRPIAALSTVSHRLANAELDARVEPAGPAELREVAGALNHLAGRIQVLLREEREQVADLSHRLRTPLTVLRLEAESLRDPDDAARLTAAVDGLERAVTGVIRQARWRSSAPDGRAGCDAAAVVGERVAFWSVLAEDTGRTVTLDLAPGPLPVGVSADELAAAADALLGNVFAHTPDGTPFTVRLAPDPAGVALTIADAGPGMPAGAVRRGASRAGSTGLGLDIADRAARASGGRLELRSGPDGGAVVLLRLGAPRS; translated from the coding sequence GTGAGGGCCCGGCTCGCGCTGCTCGTCGCCGCCGTCAGCGTGCTCGTCCTCACCGCCTTCCTGGTCCCGCTGGCCCTGCTGGTCCGCACGGTCGCCGCCGACCGGGCGACCGTGCGGGCCACCGCCGACGCGCAGAGCCTGGTCCCGGTGGTCGGCACGGCCGACCCGGACACCCTCCGGCTGACCGTCGAGCAGCTCGCCGCGGCGTCGCATCGCCAGGTCAGCGTCTACCTGCCCGACGGCACGGTGCTCGGCACGCCGGTGCCGCGTACGCCCGCGGTGGCCCTCGCCGCGCGGGGGCAGAGCCTGACCGCCGAGTCGGCCGGCGGACGGGAGGTGGTCATCGCGGTGCAGGGCCTGCCGGCCGGGACCGGGGTGATCCGCACGCTGGTCCCCCGGTCGGAGCTGACCGCCGGGGTGACCCGGGCCTGGCTGGTGCTTGCCCTACTCGGCGTGCTGCTGGTGCTGGTCGGGCTGGTCGTCGCCGACCGGCTGGCCCATACGCTGGTCCGGCCGATCGCCGCGCTCTCCACGGTCTCCCACCGGCTCGCCAACGCCGAACTCGACGCCCGGGTGGAGCCGGCCGGGCCGGCCGAGCTGCGCGAGGTGGCGGGGGCGCTGAACCACCTGGCCGGGCGGATCCAGGTGCTGCTGCGGGAGGAGCGGGAGCAGGTGGCCGACCTGTCCCACCGGCTGCGTACGCCGCTGACCGTGCTGCGGCTGGAGGCGGAGTCGCTGCGCGACCCGGACGACGCGGCCCGGCTGACCGCCGCGGTGGACGGCCTGGAGCGGGCGGTGACCGGGGTGATCCGGCAGGCCCGCTGGCGCAGCTCGGCGCCGGACGGCCGGGCGGGTTGTGACGCGGCGGCGGTGGTCGGCGAGCGGGTGGCCTTCTGGTCGGTGCTCGCCGAGGACACCGGCCGGACGGTCACCCTCGATCTCGCACCCGGCCCGCTGCCGGTCGGGGTGAGCGCCGACGAGCTGGCCGCTGCGGCGGACGCGCTGCTGGGGAACGTCTTCGCGCACACTCCGGACGGCACACCGTTCACGGTGCGGCTCGCCCCGGACCCGGCGGGGGTCGCGCTGACCATCGCCGACGCCGGGCCCGGGATGCCGGCCGGGGCGGTCCGTCGGGGCGCCAGCCGGGCCGGGTCGACCGGGCTCGGCCTGGACATCGCCGACCGGGCCGCCCGGGCCAGCGGCGGCCGGCTGGAGCTGCGGAGCGGGCCCGACGGCGGGGCGGTAGTGCTGCTCCGGCTCGGGGCGCCGCGGTCTTAA
- a CDS encoding beta family protein: protein MVPAHGGRAAEPVYRPVLVGRRGELEALAHLDAAAVPLLAPVIDVHTVDACTVDLLGRLPAGLLPAVDVSALPEAPQGEPVRWGVPLVPVIGLAESSRRLVTHGAAARAYAQRAVVRLRTGQDRAGPDATGAVERVWRLTRLVPEECDLLVDAGDVCCPADVRLAEPRVRRLLEWARRHAWRSVTVAAGGMPPTLARLPTDEPARLDRFDWQLWRRLADLDVGYGDYGVGCAAPGADGPGDRLPTLRYTTDGAWWIYRWSRRGGRGDERFADMCRTLVSAPWWPASGASFSWGDHEILRRARRGAGAGSPANWIAWSTSHHLAHVLAALRQPEREQRGGPWRDGQDAAERRAGRSQRGGESRRAG from the coding sequence ATGGTGCCCGCCCACGGGGGTCGGGCGGCGGAGCCGGTCTACCGCCCTGTGCTGGTCGGCCGCCGGGGTGAGCTGGAGGCGCTGGCCCATCTCGACGCGGCCGCCGTTCCGCTGCTCGCTCCGGTCATCGACGTCCACACGGTCGACGCGTGCACAGTGGACCTGCTCGGCCGGCTGCCGGCCGGGTTGCTGCCCGCCGTCGACGTCTCGGCCCTGCCGGAGGCTCCGCAGGGCGAGCCGGTCCGCTGGGGCGTACCCCTGGTGCCGGTGATCGGGCTCGCGGAGAGCAGCCGGCGGCTGGTGACGCACGGCGCGGCGGCGCGGGCCTACGCCCAGCGGGCGGTGGTGCGGCTGCGGACCGGCCAGGACCGGGCCGGCCCGGACGCGACCGGCGCGGTGGAGCGGGTGTGGCGGCTCACCCGACTGGTGCCCGAGGAGTGTGACCTGCTCGTCGACGCGGGGGACGTGTGCTGCCCGGCCGACGTGCGGCTGGCCGAGCCGCGGGTCCGCCGGCTGCTCGAGTGGGCCCGGCGGCACGCCTGGCGGTCGGTCACCGTGGCGGCCGGCGGGATGCCGCCGACACTGGCGCGCCTGCCCACCGACGAGCCGGCCCGCCTCGACCGCTTCGACTGGCAGCTCTGGCGACGCCTGGCCGACCTGGACGTGGGCTACGGCGACTACGGCGTCGGCTGCGCCGCGCCGGGGGCGGACGGACCGGGCGACCGGCTGCCGACGCTGCGGTACACCACCGACGGGGCATGGTGGATCTACCGCTGGTCGCGCCGGGGTGGCCGGGGCGACGAGCGCTTCGCCGACATGTGCCGGACGCTGGTGTCGGCGCCCTGGTGGCCGGCGTCGGGTGCCAGTTTCTCCTGGGGTGACCACGAGATCCTGCGCCGGGCGCGACGCGGCGCGGGCGCCGGGTCACCGGCGAACTGGATCGCCTGGAGCACCTCGCACCACCTGGCGCACGTGCTGGCCGCGCTGCGTCAACCCGAGCGGGAGCAGCGCGGCGGGCCGTGGCGGGACGGTCAGGACGCGGCGGAGCGGCGCGCCGGCCGGTCGCAGCGCGGCGGGGAGTCCCGCCGCGCCGGCTGA